The sequence CCCTACACCTGACTTAGCTGACTGTGCTGTGTGTCCCGCCATGCCAGATGGGGATGGCGGGCTGTCTGTCGCCATCCATTCGGCCGGTTCAGCGCTCAGGGCTGGTGTGCTGGGGCCGTTGACCGGTGCCGTCGGGGCAAGGCGATCTAGGACACCTTCGCCCCGGCCCGAGAACTCGCGCAGCAGCTGGGGCGCGAACAGGACTTTGCAGGAGGCAGCGGATGCCGGAGTCGATAGTGGAGCAAGCGCGGGAGATTCCCGTACTGGCCGAGACCGAGGTGCTGGTGGCCGGAGGCGGCCTGGCAGGGGTGGCCGCAGCGGTTAGCGCCGCCCGCGCCGGCGCCAAGACGATCCTGGTGGAGCGGCTGGGGCTGCTGGGCGGAGTCGCCACCGCCTCTCTCATGACCTCCATGGGTAACTTCATGACTCTCGTCGGCGGCCGACAGGTGGTCAAGGGCTTGCCTGAGGAGATGCTGGACAAGCTGGCGGCCCGGGATGCCACCATGGCGGACTGGCGCAACCGGTCGCTGCCTCAGTTACCGTACCATCAGGAGGCCATGCGCCACTTGCTGGTGGAACTGGTGATGGACGCCGGAGTGGAGACGTTGCTGGAGACCTGGGTGGTAGGCGTGGTGAAGGAAGGCCGGAGGGTGTCGGCCGCCATCGCCGAGAGCAAGAGCGGCCGTCAGGCCATCCTGGCCCAGCAGTTCGTGGATGCCACCGGAGACGCCGACCTGGCTTCCTGGGCAGGCGCACCGGTGCGCAACACCCCTCCCGACTCGGGCACCATCCAGTTCCAGATGCGGGGCGTGGACATAGACGCCATCGTGGAATACTTCGAGACCCATCCGGAAGAGTGGCAGCAGTACGTGGACATGGTCACGCCCCTGGGGGACTTCATCGCCAACTGGCGGGAGCGGGGGATGTTCCACCTGCCCCACTGGGGGGCGCAGAAGATGAGCCTGATTCGGGAGGCCATCGCCCGGGGCGACTACGCCCGCGACGTGGGGTTGTGCCAGGCCATAGACGTCTTCGGCATGTTCGCCTACCGCTCATCCGGCGCGGTGCTGATCAACTCCTGCAACTTCGCCATAGACCACCTGGACATCAGGACCCACTCGCGGGCGGAGATGGAGGCGCGGCGGCTGATCCCCTACATCGCCGAGTTCCTGGTGAAGCACTTCCCG is a genomic window of Anaerolineae bacterium containing:
- a CDS encoding FAD-dependent oxidoreductase, whose amino-acid sequence is MPESIVEQAREIPVLAETEVLVAGGGLAGVAAAVSAARAGAKTILVERLGLLGGVATASLMTSMGNFMTLVGGRQVVKGLPEEMLDKLAARDATMADWRNRSLPQLPYHQEAMRHLLVELVMDAGVETLLETWVVGVVKEGRRVSAAIAESKSGRQAILAQQFVDATGDADLASWAGAPVRNTPPDSGTIQFQMRGVDIDAIVEYFETHPEEWQQYVDMVTPLGDFIANWRERGMFHLPHWGAQKMSLIREAIARGDYARDVGLCQAIDVFGMFAYRSSGAVLINSCNFAIDHLDIRTHSRAEMEARRLIPYIAEFLVKHFPGFEKAYVSESAAVTGVRYTRWIDAGFDFTPADVASGRKFPDVIGVLSKPVRHPMGGNAYQPVATELPYRIMLPQGVDNVIVGSGKSVSTDPRGLLRAEPCCLVLGQAAGVAAALGARSGSRLPELPMAEVQRQLLRQQVYLGEPDRLGELGLH